In Streptomyces seoulensis, the following are encoded in one genomic region:
- a CDS encoding 3-hydroxyacyl-CoA dehydrogenase family protein yields MTSPTEPVPDSYRRAAIIGGGVIGISWAGLFLARGIDVVISDPRADIEDIVRTGLAEITPALAELGLPTEDLTAGLSFEADLATAVAEADIVQENGPERLDLKQQIWRTIEDAAPAHALLATSTSGIPASAIATALRQPERLVVGHPFNPPHLVPLVEVVPGEKTSAETVERAREFYTALGKKPQVLHKEVPGFVANRLQSALFRECVHLVAEGVVTEAELDEIVTSSIGLRWAVAGPFRTFHLGGGPGGLPHFIEHLGRAMEDNMWPALGSPTFDEATVNTLVDQAHDAFGTGTVEELAAERDRAQITLMRALGETPDSGPTHA; encoded by the coding sequence ATGACCTCTCCCACCGAGCCCGTCCCCGACTCCTACCGGCGTGCCGCGATTATCGGCGGCGGCGTCATCGGTATCTCCTGGGCCGGTCTCTTCCTGGCCCGCGGCATCGACGTGGTGATCAGCGACCCGCGCGCGGACATCGAGGACATCGTCCGCACCGGCCTCGCCGAGATCACCCCGGCCCTGGCCGAGCTGGGCCTGCCCACGGAGGACCTCACCGCCGGGCTCTCCTTCGAGGCTGACCTCGCCACCGCCGTGGCCGAGGCGGACATCGTCCAGGAGAACGGCCCCGAGCGGCTGGACCTCAAGCAGCAGATCTGGCGGACGATCGAGGACGCGGCTCCCGCGCACGCGCTGCTGGCCACGTCGACCTCCGGCATCCCGGCGAGCGCCATCGCCACCGCGCTGCGGCAGCCCGAGCGCCTCGTCGTGGGGCACCCCTTCAACCCGCCGCATCTGGTGCCGCTGGTGGAGGTCGTGCCCGGCGAGAAGACATCGGCGGAGACGGTCGAGCGGGCGCGGGAGTTCTACACCGCTCTCGGCAAGAAGCCCCAGGTCCTGCACAAGGAGGTGCCGGGTTTCGTCGCCAACCGCCTCCAGTCCGCGCTGTTCCGCGAGTGCGTGCACCTCGTCGCCGAGGGCGTGGTGACCGAGGCGGAACTGGACGAGATCGTCACCTCCTCCATCGGGCTGCGCTGGGCGGTCGCCGGTCCGTTCCGCACCTTCCACCTGGGCGGGGGCCCCGGCGGACTCCCGCACTTCATCGAGCACCTGGGCCGCGCGATGGAGGACAACATGTGGCCGGCCCTGGGCAGTCCCACCTTCGACGAGGCCACCGTCAACACACTCGTCGACCAGGCCCACGACGCCTTCGGCACCGGCACGGTCGAGGAGCTGGCCGCCGAGCGCGACCGCGCGCAGATCACGCTGATGCGCGCCCTCGGCGAGACGCCCGACTCCGGCCCCACGCACGCCTGA